Proteins from a genomic interval of Flammeovirgaceae bacterium SG7u.111:
- a CDS encoding Gfo/Idh/MocA family oxidoreductase, with protein MERKKTGILRRDFVKGAAAAAGGIIMTPLVSNATTSTYNSSVDDTIKIALVGCGGRGTGAAVQALSTKQNLKLVAMCDAFEDRLETSLGNIMKQEGYNADEKVAVKKKSKFVGFDGYKKAIDMADVVILATPPGFRPIHFEYAIEQGKHIFMEKPVATDAPGIRKVLATAEKAKQKKLNVVVGLQRHYQTNYRELMKRVHDGAIGEITSAQAYWNGGGVWVRPRKEGMTEMEYQMRNWYYFNWLCGDHIAEQHVHNLDVVNWAKQSYPVRAQGMGGREVRKGKENGEIFDHHFVEFEYEDGSILSSQCRHIKGCMNRVSEFLHGTKGRASTQGKTSITDLKGNVIWSHRDRDDPNPYQQEHDELFDAIAKGEYKYADAENGAKSTMTAILGRLATYSGQLIEWDDALNSDLSLMPKKFAFDAEPPILPDSDGFYPSAIPGVTKVL; from the coding sequence ATGGAAAGGAAAAAAACGGGAATCCTCAGAAGAGATTTCGTAAAAGGAGCTGCAGCTGCTGCAGGAGGAATTATTATGACTCCACTTGTGTCAAATGCTACCACCTCAACCTATAACTCATCGGTTGATGATACTATCAAGATAGCCTTAGTTGGTTGTGGAGGTAGAGGAACCGGAGCAGCCGTACAAGCGCTAAGCACAAAACAAAACCTGAAACTAGTAGCAATGTGTGATGCTTTTGAGGACAGGTTAGAAACAAGCTTAGGCAATATAATGAAACAAGAAGGCTATAATGCCGACGAAAAAGTTGCCGTTAAAAAGAAAAGTAAATTTGTTGGTTTTGATGGCTATAAAAAAGCCATAGATATGGCCGATGTAGTTATATTGGCTACCCCTCCAGGCTTCCGCCCTATCCACTTCGAATATGCCATTGAACAAGGAAAGCATATTTTCATGGAAAAACCTGTGGCTACCGATGCTCCCGGAATCAGAAAAGTGTTGGCTACTGCTGAAAAAGCGAAGCAAAAGAAGCTCAATGTAGTGGTTGGCCTTCAACGCCATTATCAAACCAACTATCGTGAGTTGATGAAGCGAGTCCACGATGGAGCTATTGGAGAAATTACTTCGGCTCAAGCTTACTGGAATGGTGGCGGAGTTTGGGTAAGACCAAGAAAAGAAGGCATGACCGAAATGGAATACCAAATGCGCAACTGGTATTATTTCAATTGGTTATGCGGAGACCATATAGCAGAACAACATGTTCATAACCTTGATGTTGTAAACTGGGCCAAGCAAAGCTACCCGGTAAGAGCACAGGGAATGGGAGGAAGAGAAGTAAGAAAAGGCAAGGAAAATGGTGAAATTTTTGACCACCACTTTGTTGAATTTGAATATGAGGATGGAAGCATCTTATCGAGCCAGTGCCGCCATATAAAAGGATGTATGAACCGAGTTTCAGAGTTTCTTCATGGAACAAAAGGTAGGGCTAGTACTCAAGGCAAAACAAGTATCACCGATCTGAAAGGAAACGTGATCTGGAGCCATAGGGACAGAGATGATCCAAACCCCTACCAACAAGAGCATGATGAACTTTTTGACGCTATAGCAAAAGGCGAATATAAATATGCTGATGCTGAAAATGGCGCAAAAAGCACCATGACAGCAATTTTGGGTAGGTTAGCTACCTATTCTGGGCAGCTGATAGAGTGGGATGATGCATTGAACTCTGACCTTAGTCTTATGCCGAAAAAGTTTGCATTTGATGCTGAACCTCCTATTCTTCCTGATTCAGATGGCTTCTATCCATCCGCTATTCCAGGCGTTACCAAAGTTTTATAA
- a CDS encoding YceI family protein has protein sequence MFKLSSKLIMMSLIWVITAQTLMAQDFTLAEESSAEIKGTSTLHEWTTTVPDVTGKLVVEKAFLKKSGPKNGDEIKSVEVSFKVKTMDGGRGSTMNNKIFNAFKEPEYPEVTFKSTAPIVTTQTIDKSTGKFKVKAVGDLSMAGTTKSVELELEGQKMENGDLHFLGSHTLKMTEFDIKPPSAMFGQIVCGDDVTINFDITAKQ, from the coding sequence ATGTTCAAACTATCTAGTAAATTGATAATGATGAGCCTTATTTGGGTAATCACAGCCCAAACTTTGATGGCTCAAGACTTCACCCTCGCAGAAGAAAGTTCTGCAGAAATCAAAGGAACTTCTACCCTACATGAATGGACTACAACTGTCCCCGATGTCACAGGCAAACTGGTGGTCGAGAAGGCTTTTCTAAAAAAATCAGGTCCAAAAAACGGAGATGAGATCAAGAGTGTAGAAGTTAGCTTCAAGGTAAAAACAATGGATGGTGGCAGAGGCTCCACCATGAACAACAAAATTTTTAATGCTTTTAAAGAGCCTGAATACCCTGAAGTCACCTTCAAATCAACTGCCCCTATAGTAACAACTCAAACCATTGACAAATCTACTGGCAAATTCAAGGTAAAAGCTGTAGGAGACCTAAGCATGGCAGGCACTACCAAATCTGTTGAACTAGAGCTTGAAGGTCAGAAAATGGAAAATGGAGACCTACACTTCTTGGGCTCTCATACCCTCAAAATGACCGAATTCGACATTAAGCCCCCTTCGGCTATGTTTGGTCAAATTGTATGTGGTGACGATGTTACTATCAATTTTGACATCACCGCAAAACAATAG
- a CDS encoding TIGR01777 family oxidoreductase — protein MSQKILITGGTGLVGQALTKLLLQHNYEVSYLSRQKNGKTKNIKHYQWNIKKGFLEEEAIREADYIIHLAGAGVAEEKWTEKRKNVILESRTKSTELLLDKIKSTPNKLKGFISATAIGIYGETGNSLVDENAKPGDDFLAKVCVEWEKEVDKIAATGLRTAKIRIGVVLAPEGGALSQIAKPIQYFVGAPLGNGEQYMSWIHIDDLCQLFLKTIKDETMEGAFNAVAPNPVTMEQMVAAIARTINRPVFPINVPVFVLKGIMGEMSGIVLASTRVSSKKTEGTGFEFQFPHLLPALKNLFRK, from the coding sequence ATGTCCCAAAAAATATTAATTACCGGAGGTACAGGGCTAGTTGGCCAAGCTCTCACCAAACTTTTACTTCAGCACAATTATGAGGTAAGCTATCTAAGTAGGCAAAAAAATGGCAAAACAAAAAATATAAAACACTACCAGTGGAATATTAAAAAAGGCTTTTTGGAAGAAGAGGCGATTCGAGAAGCTGACTATATTATCCACTTAGCAGGTGCTGGAGTGGCGGAGGAAAAATGGACAGAAAAACGAAAAAACGTAATTTTAGAAAGCCGCACCAAGTCTACTGAACTCCTTCTCGATAAAATAAAATCAACACCAAACAAACTAAAAGGCTTTATTTCCGCAACTGCCATTGGTATTTATGGCGAAACAGGAAATTCTTTAGTTGATGAAAACGCCAAACCTGGAGACGATTTCTTGGCAAAAGTGTGTGTAGAGTGGGAAAAAGAAGTTGATAAAATTGCCGCTACGGGGCTTCGAACTGCAAAAATTCGCATTGGGGTCGTATTAGCTCCCGAAGGTGGGGCATTGTCGCAAATTGCCAAGCCCATCCAGTACTTTGTAGGAGCACCACTTGGAAATGGCGAACAATACATGTCTTGGATTCATATAGACGATCTTTGTCAGCTCTTTCTGAAAACAATAAAAGACGAAACTATGGAAGGTGCATTTAATGCAGTTGCCCCCAATCCCGTGACCATGGAGCAAATGGTCGCAGCTATTGCCCGCACCATAAATCGTCCAGTATTTCCCATCAACGTTCCTGTTTTTGTGCTCAAGGGAATTATGGGGGAAATGTCGGGAATTGTACTTGCCAGTACACGAGTTTCCTCCAAAAAAACTGAAGGAACTGGATTCGAATTCCAGTTTCCCCATTTGCTTCCCGCGCTCAAAAATCTTTTCAGAAAATAG
- a CDS encoding tetratricopeptide repeat protein: MKQIKISLVLIFCFLLNSFAWAQSEAEDLADQATQLITNHRYEEAIVMLDQAIKKDPKYAKAYFKKANCYIGLSKFKNAIQEMERAVKVKPDYYEAYEVLGNLYAQFRNAPKSVKNYESAFANDNNVENRLKYKLQIVDILFTVQQHQQILAHIEDAKKLGINSFDLKFLEAQYFNYIGDYKTASDLLAKIINEVPEVEGNEKYFFELGYAYHKMGEYAKGEEYFKKADNGEYKVKIRQFTPEHYLEVAEVYFSVYEYGKSEDYLKLAQKINPTTDGALDLEAKLAAVKTSKTKLIEVAEKQLVQAEKDGNVQPDKYYELAVLFFQNEEYSDALEQCAKYNSISTRDYKAMFLQVACEYKLKQPESATEMLSRSVKNPKLTPEIKAKFNFLIGLSYESAGNYDQAEGFFRSAAKGPFRGAAAIELEEVFKSKQKKAGAY, from the coding sequence ATGAAACAAATCAAAATTTCCCTAGTCCTTATCTTTTGTTTTTTGCTGAATTCATTTGCTTGGGCTCAATCTGAAGCGGAAGATTTAGCAGATCAAGCTACTCAGTTGATCACAAACCATCGCTATGAAGAAGCAATAGTTATGTTAGATCAGGCAATTAAGAAGGATCCAAAATATGCAAAGGCTTATTTTAAGAAGGCTAATTGTTACATAGGTCTTTCAAAATTCAAAAATGCTATTCAAGAAATGGAACGTGCCGTAAAAGTTAAGCCAGATTACTACGAGGCTTACGAGGTATTGGGAAATTTGTATGCTCAGTTCAGGAATGCTCCAAAATCTGTAAAAAACTATGAAAGTGCTTTTGCCAACGACAATAATGTTGAAAACAGACTTAAATACAAATTACAGATAGTTGACATCCTTTTTACAGTACAGCAACACCAACAAATTTTAGCTCATATAGAAGATGCAAAAAAACTAGGGATCAATAGTTTTGACTTGAAGTTTTTAGAGGCTCAGTACTTTAACTACATTGGTGATTATAAAACAGCATCTGATTTGCTTGCAAAGATTATAAATGAAGTACCAGAAGTAGAAGGCAACGAGAAGTATTTCTTTGAACTTGGGTATGCTTATCACAAAATGGGAGAGTATGCTAAAGGGGAAGAATATTTCAAAAAAGCAGACAACGGAGAGTATAAAGTTAAAATCAGGCAATTTACCCCAGAGCATTATTTGGAAGTCGCTGAGGTGTATTTTTCGGTTTACGAATATGGTAAAAGTGAAGATTACTTAAAGCTAGCTCAGAAGATAAATCCAACTACCGATGGAGCATTGGACTTGGAGGCAAAATTGGCAGCAGTTAAAACTAGTAAGACGAAGCTTATTGAAGTGGCTGAAAAGCAGCTTGTTCAAGCAGAAAAAGATGGCAATGTTCAGCCTGATAAGTACTATGAGTTAGCAGTTTTGTTTTTTCAAAACGAAGAATACTCAGATGCCCTAGAGCAGTGTGCTAAATATAATTCCATAAGTACAAGAGATTATAAAGCGATGTTCTTGCAAGTGGCATGTGAGTATAAATTGAAACAACCAGAGTCTGCAACAGAAATGTTGAGCAGGTCTGTAAAGAATCCAAAATTAACTCCTGAAATTAAGGCAAAATTCAATTTCTTGATAGGTCTTTCTTACGAAAGCGCTGGAAACTACGATCAGGCGGAAGGTTTTTTCCGAAGTGCGGCAAAAGGTCCATTCAGAGGTGCTGCTGCAATTGAGCTAGAAGAAGTGTTCAAATCAAAGCAAAAGAAAGCTGGTGCTTACTAG
- a CDS encoding pyruvate dehydrogenase complex dihydrolipoamide acetyltransferase gives MAEIIRMPKMSDTMTEGVIASWLVKVGDTVSSGDILAEVETDKATMELENYEDGTILYLGVEEKNSVAVDGVIAIIGEEGEDYQSLLDSAASAGNGAVKEAPAEAPAAESAPSSPSIDISSIPAEAITMPKMSDTMVEGVIASWLVKVGDKVSSGDILAEVETDKATMELENYEDGTVLYLAVEAGKSVPVDGVIAIIGEEGADYDKILQHYAQKESGASEAPAPKAETAPAAKAEATPASKAAAPPAPAGTVTAPGGRVKASPLAKKLAEEKGYDLASIPGSGENGRVIKRDVEAFQPSAAPAASSSVSAAPIGQESYTDEPVSQMRKAVNKRVVDSKFTAPHFYVTMDINMDKAIEARKGMNEIAPVKISFNDIVIKAVAVALKQHPQVNASWLEDTIRLNHHVNVGVVVAVPEGMFIPVVRFADTKQLSQISAEVKDLAGKAKNKKLQPEEWEGATFSISNLGMFGIEEFTAILSPPNACMLAVGGIKQVPVVKDGEIKPGNVMKVTLSCDHRVVDGAIGAAFLQTLKQLLEDPVRILV, from the coding sequence ATGGCAGAAATAATAAGAATGCCGAAAATGAGCGACACCATGACCGAAGGTGTCATTGCATCGTGGCTAGTGAAGGTTGGAGATACAGTTTCATCTGGAGATATCCTTGCCGAGGTAGAGACCGATAAGGCTACTATGGAGCTTGAAAACTATGAAGATGGAACAATCTTGTACCTGGGCGTAGAAGAGAAAAATTCTGTAGCTGTTGATGGTGTTATTGCTATTATCGGTGAAGAAGGAGAAGACTACCAAAGTCTGTTAGACAGCGCCGCTTCTGCTGGCAATGGGGCAGTTAAAGAAGCTCCTGCTGAAGCTCCCGCAGCTGAAAGTGCTCCATCGTCTCCATCTATAGATATTTCATCTATTCCTGCAGAGGCTATCACTATGCCAAAAATGAGCGATACCATGGTTGAAGGCGTTATCGCTTCATGGTTGGTGAAAGTTGGCGATAAAGTATCTTCTGGGGATATTCTTGCTGAAGTAGAAACCGATAAGGCTACTATGGAGCTTGAAAACTACGAAGATGGAACAGTTCTTTACCTTGCGGTAGAAGCAGGGAAATCCGTACCAGTTGATGGAGTAATTGCTATCATAGGTGAGGAAGGAGCTGATTACGATAAAATATTGCAGCATTATGCTCAGAAGGAAAGCGGTGCTAGTGAAGCGCCTGCTCCTAAGGCAGAAACTGCTCCAGCGGCAAAAGCCGAAGCAACACCTGCATCGAAAGCAGCTGCTCCTCCAGCACCAGCTGGTACTGTTACGGCTCCTGGTGGTCGTGTAAAAGCTTCACCACTTGCTAAAAAATTGGCGGAGGAAAAAGGCTATGATTTAGCTAGTATTCCAGGTTCTGGCGAAAATGGCAGGGTTATTAAAAGGGATGTGGAAGCATTCCAGCCTTCAGCTGCTCCTGCAGCGAGTAGTTCAGTATCTGCTGCTCCTATTGGCCAAGAGAGCTATACTGATGAGCCTGTAAGCCAGATGAGGAAAGCAGTGAACAAACGTGTGGTTGATAGCAAATTTACCGCTCCTCACTTCTATGTAACCATGGACATCAACATGGATAAAGCAATAGAAGCTAGAAAAGGGATGAATGAGATTGCTCCTGTTAAAATTTCATTTAATGATATTGTAATTAAAGCAGTAGCAGTTGCCTTAAAGCAACACCCTCAAGTAAATGCTTCATGGCTAGAAGACACTATCCGCTTAAACCACCATGTAAATGTTGGAGTAGTGGTAGCGGTTCCGGAAGGGATGTTTATCCCTGTTGTGCGTTTTGCTGATACTAAACAATTGTCTCAGATTTCTGCTGAGGTAAAGGATTTAGCTGGAAAGGCGAAAAATAAAAAATTACAACCTGAAGAGTGGGAAGGGGCTACGTTCTCTATCTCAAATTTGGGTATGTTCGGTATTGAAGAGTTTACAGCTATCCTAAGCCCTCCTAACGCATGTATGCTTGCAGTGGGTGGTATTAAACAAGTGCCTGTAGTGAAAGATGGTGAGATAAAACCAGGTAATGTAATGAAGGTTACGCTTTCTTGCGACCACAGAGTGGTAGATGGAGCTATTGGTGCTGCATTTTTACAAACACTTAAACAGTTGCTCGAAGATCCGGTAAGAATCCTCGTTTAA
- the trmD gene encoding tRNA (guanosine(37)-N1)-methyltransferase TrmD: MRIDIITCLPKLLESPFNQSILHRAQQKGVVEVHIHDLREYSTMKHKQIDDYAFGAGAGMVMMIEPIDRCISKLKEERDYDEVIYMTPDGEQFEQKTANQLSLQKNLIILCGHYKGVDERVREHFITKEISIGDYVLSGGELAAAVVADAIIRLLPGVLSDETSALTDSFQDDLVAPPVYTRPAEYKGMAVPEIVRSGNDAKIEAWRLEESIKRTKKRRPELFEKLKKNGLVQESVKEKKK; this comes from the coding sequence ATGCGAATAGATATCATCACTTGCCTACCAAAATTATTGGAAAGCCCTTTCAACCAGTCCATTTTGCACCGCGCCCAGCAAAAAGGGGTGGTAGAAGTGCATATCCACGACCTTCGGGAATATTCTACCATGAAGCACAAGCAAATTGACGACTATGCTTTTGGCGCAGGCGCAGGCATGGTAATGATGATAGAGCCGATTGACCGCTGCATAAGCAAATTGAAAGAGGAAAGAGACTACGACGAGGTAATCTACATGACTCCTGACGGCGAGCAGTTTGAACAAAAAACAGCAAACCAACTTTCCCTCCAGAAGAACTTGATTATCCTCTGCGGGCATTACAAAGGCGTGGACGAACGAGTGAGAGAGCATTTTATCACTAAGGAAATCAGTATTGGCGATTATGTACTCTCAGGTGGAGAACTTGCCGCTGCCGTAGTTGCAGATGCCATCATCCGTTTACTCCCTGGCGTACTTTCCGATGAGACTTCTGCCCTTACCGATTCTTTTCAAGACGATTTGGTAGCACCTCCCGTTTATACCCGGCCTGCGGAATACAAAGGAATGGCTGTCCCCGAAATAGTGCGCTCTGGCAACGATGCAAAAATAGAAGCATGGAGACTAGAGGAATCTATTAAACGAACTAAAAAAAGAAGGCCTGAACTCTTTGAAAAATTGAAAAAAAATGGGCTAGTACAGGAAAGCGTCAAAGAGAAGAAAAAATAA
- a CDS encoding formylglycine-generating enzyme family protein: protein MINLLKRLALFSILLITVFSAFGQEEIPFEPYEQTIPNSKISFNMTPIEGGEFLLGSPETEANRKEDEGPQKKMAIEPFWMGVHEVTFGEYEVFREAVLDVNEDGSEYMGAGGAGVTRPSPPYEDPTFGMGKYGYPAASMTQFAALMYCKWLSEKTGVFYRLPTEAEWEYACRAGTNTAYSFGDEVDSLDAYAWHYENCNDTYHKVGEKKPNPWGLYDMHGNVAEWTLDQYSEDFYTTIEEGTSPWAQPTKLHPRTVRGGSWNDDPDALRSAARTESSMKWKRRDPQIPKSYWWNTDSPFVGFRIIRPKKQLTPDEMMEFWMKVLDEG from the coding sequence ATGATAAATTTATTAAAAAGACTAGCTCTTTTCTCAATCCTGCTCATAACAGTATTTTCTGCTTTTGGGCAAGAAGAAATCCCATTTGAACCCTACGAACAAACCATCCCTAACTCGAAAATTTCTTTTAACATGACGCCTATTGAAGGTGGAGAATTTTTACTGGGAAGCCCCGAAACCGAAGCTAATAGAAAAGAGGACGAAGGGCCGCAAAAAAAGATGGCAATTGAACCGTTTTGGATGGGTGTGCATGAAGTAACATTTGGCGAGTACGAAGTTTTTAGAGAAGCGGTACTTGATGTGAACGAAGACGGTTCTGAATACATGGGCGCTGGTGGAGCTGGTGTAACACGTCCCAGCCCCCCTTACGAAGATCCTACGTTTGGAATGGGGAAATATGGTTATCCAGCAGCAAGTATGACACAATTTGCCGCACTTATGTACTGCAAGTGGCTTTCAGAAAAAACTGGAGTGTTCTATCGTCTTCCCACTGAAGCCGAATGGGAATATGCTTGCCGAGCAGGCACTAACACAGCTTACTCTTTTGGCGACGAAGTGGATAGCCTAGATGCTTATGCTTGGCACTACGAAAACTGCAACGATACTTACCACAAAGTGGGAGAAAAGAAACCAAATCCTTGGGGACTTTACGATATGCATGGGAATGTAGCCGAATGGACACTGGACCAATATTCAGAAGATTTTTATACTACAATAGAAGAGGGAACAAGCCCTTGGGCTCAGCCAACTAAACTCCACCCTAGAACGGTGAGAGGTGGCTCTTGGAACGATGATCCTGATGCGCTGAGATCAGCAGCTCGTACCGAATCAAGTATGAAGTGGAAAAGACGTGACCCCCAAATCCCCAAAAGCTATTGGTGGAATACAGACTCCCCTTTTGTGGGCTTTAGGATAATTCGCCCGAAGAAACAACTGACTCCTGATGAAATGATGGAATTCTGGATGAAAGTACTGGACGAAGGCTAA
- a CDS encoding aspartate-semialdehyde dehydrogenase codes for MKLAVVGATGLVGGEVFKVLENRNFQIDELLPVASSRSVGKKITFKGKEYTVIGMEEAIAAKPDIAIFSAGGGTSLKFAPLFAEAGTTVVDNSSAWRMDPTKKLVVPEINAKELTKEDKIIANPNCSTIQMVLALAPLHDKYGIKRVVVSTYQSVTGTGKAAVDQMMAERAGKDLTPEEMAYPYRIDMNVLPHIDVFGDNGYTKEEMKMVNETVKILGDENVKVTATTVRIPTMGGHSESVNIEFENEFEVGELTEVLAATEGIIIEDDVKNLVYPMPINAHNRDEVFVGRIRRDETQEKTVNMWIVADNLRKGAATNAVQIAEYLVKAGLA; via the coding sequence ATGAAGTTAGCAGTAGTAGGCGCCACCGGCTTGGTAGGCGGAGAGGTTTTCAAAGTATTGGAAAACCGTAATTTTCAAATTGATGAATTGTTGCCAGTAGCTTCAAGCAGGTCAGTTGGGAAAAAGATCACTTTTAAAGGAAAAGAATATACCGTTATCGGAATGGAAGAGGCAATTGCCGCTAAGCCTGATATCGCTATTTTTTCAGCTGGAGGAGGAACTTCATTGAAGTTTGCCCCACTTTTTGCCGAAGCAGGAACCACAGTGGTTGATAATTCTTCTGCATGGAGGATGGACCCAACCAAAAAATTGGTAGTTCCTGAAATCAATGCCAAAGAGCTTACCAAAGAAGACAAGATAATAGCGAACCCTAATTGCTCTACCATCCAAATGGTATTGGCATTGGCGCCGCTACACGATAAATATGGAATAAAACGAGTAGTAGTTTCTACCTACCAGTCGGTAACAGGTACTGGAAAAGCTGCGGTTGACCAAATGATGGCCGAACGTGCAGGCAAAGACCTGACTCCTGAAGAAATGGCGTATCCATACCGCATCGATATGAACGTGCTACCTCATATCGACGTGTTTGGTGACAATGGTTACACCAAAGAGGAAATGAAAATGGTGAACGAAACCGTGAAAATCTTAGGGGACGAGAACGTAAAAGTAACCGCTACTACGGTGCGTATCCCTACTATGGGCGGGCATTCTGAGTCGGTGAACATCGAGTTTGAAAATGAATTTGAGGTAGGAGAGCTTACAGAAGTTTTGGCTGCTACCGAGGGAATCATCATTGAAGATGATGTGAAGAACTTAGTGTACCCCATGCCGATCAACGCGCATAACCGCGACGAAGTTTTTGTAGGAAGGATCAGAAGAGATGAAACGCAGGAGAAAACTGTGAATATGTGGATTGTGGCCGATAACCTTCGGAAAGGTGCTGCTACCAATGCGGTTCAAATTGCTGAATATTTGGTTAAAGCTGGCTTGGCTTAG
- the ppk2 gene encoding polyphosphate kinase 2, which translates to MIDELNEQDGNPEIPTEITLQVGGKKKVLKKKKKWSYAKELRKLQTELVKLQETVKKDGLKVVVLFEGRDAAGKGGAIKRITEKLSHRVCKVVALGVPTEREKTQWYFQRYVSHLPAAGEIVLFDRSWYNRAGVERVMGFCTEDEYREFLRSCPEFERMLIRSGIILIKYWFSVSDEQQEARFLERINSPLKRWKFSPMDLKSREKWLFYSKAKDEMFSYTDTKQSPWYVVNADDKKKARLNCIAHFLSKIPYDPIKYGDLKLTPKDTSKSYIRPPMDEQTFIPEIF; encoded by the coding sequence ATGATAGATGAGCTAAATGAACAAGATGGAAATCCTGAAATCCCGACGGAAATCACCCTGCAAGTAGGGGGGAAGAAGAAAGTTCTGAAAAAGAAAAAGAAATGGAGCTATGCTAAGGAGCTCAGGAAACTTCAGACGGAACTGGTGAAGCTACAAGAAACGGTGAAGAAAGATGGGTTAAAGGTAGTAGTTTTATTTGAAGGAAGAGATGCTGCTGGGAAGGGTGGTGCAATTAAGCGGATTACCGAAAAGCTTAGCCATAGGGTATGTAAAGTAGTAGCGCTTGGGGTTCCTACCGAGCGAGAAAAAACACAGTGGTATTTCCAACGCTATGTTTCCCACTTACCAGCAGCTGGGGAAATAGTATTATTTGACAGAAGTTGGTACAACCGTGCAGGAGTAGAAAGGGTGATGGGTTTTTGTACGGAAGACGAGTACAGGGAATTTTTGAGGTCTTGCCCAGAGTTTGAGCGGATGTTGATAAGGTCGGGCATTATCTTGATAAAATATTGGTTTTCGGTGAGTGATGAGCAGCAAGAAGCGAGGTTTTTGGAGCGAATCAATTCACCACTGAAGAGGTGGAAATTTAGCCCGATGGATTTGAAGTCGAGGGAAAAATGGCTTTTTTATTCCAAGGCAAAAGACGAAATGTTCTCTTATACGGATACCAAGCAATCGCCGTGGTATGTGGTGAACGCTGACGATAAGAAAAAGGCAAGGCTTAATTGTATTGCCCATTTTTTAAGCAAAATCCCTTACGACCCAATCAAATATGGAGATCTGAAGCTTACCCCAAAAGATACTTCCAAAAGCTACATCCGTCCTCCTATGGACGAGCAGACTTTTATTCCTGAGATTTTTTAG
- a CDS encoding SPOR domain-containing protein, with protein MVTNKASGQGEFYTFSMLSQESVNIVGEPVVAGFVEEADTSYTVYKNCSVDFKTYFVNGAQYDNIFNPNPTGLYLNNQHFVYYCGIEMSIRQNYNNILDVKEFSYLGKSYLMIINFREDCDGEGCRYRCYNVFDITKPEKIIQVSFSSLFEGIDTFGEFNSDGIIDFVRVAPKASPDAKEGKENFLVTIYTIPRRTAKQLTNGDGHANYLYIEADPEIQSFQILQADWLVPVKDTTGNIAENSSYFAPYISFDPLYRYLYTPDGVRVEKNKWSVFVRSLGDLEAAQGLCRRLSQKKLGDAYIMIDQYSGDIKFEVFVGNFVSKKTAEQYFEKLKEEDMEVKLRDLRNGY; from the coding sequence TTGGTTACAAATAAGGCTTCTGGACAAGGAGAGTTCTACACATTCAGTATGCTTTCCCAAGAATCGGTTAACATAGTAGGTGAGCCTGTGGTTGCCGGTTTTGTAGAAGAGGCGGATACGTCCTACACTGTCTACAAGAACTGTAGCGTGGACTTCAAGACTTATTTTGTGAACGGTGCTCAGTACGATAATATATTTAATCCCAACCCAACGGGACTTTATCTCAACAACCAGCATTTTGTGTATTACTGTGGTATTGAAATGTCGATCAGGCAAAATTATAATAACATCTTAGATGTGAAAGAATTTAGCTACCTAGGTAAGTCGTACCTCATGATCATCAACTTTAGAGAGGATTGTGATGGGGAAGGGTGTAGGTACAGATGCTACAATGTGTTTGACATAACAAAACCTGAAAAAATAATTCAAGTATCTTTTTCTAGTCTTTTTGAGGGGATCGATACTTTTGGCGAATTCAATAGTGACGGTATTATCGATTTTGTGAGAGTGGCTCCCAAGGCTTCACCAGATGCTAAAGAAGGGAAGGAGAATTTTTTGGTGACAATTTATACGATTCCCCGTAGGACAGCCAAGCAACTTACCAATGGAGATGGTCATGCAAATTATCTTTATATTGAAGCCGATCCAGAAATTCAAAGCTTCCAGATTTTGCAGGCAGATTGGCTTGTTCCAGTGAAAGACACCACGGGAAACATAGCTGAAAACTCCTCTTATTTTGCTCCATATATTTCATTTGACCCTCTTTATAGGTATCTGTACACTCCCGATGGAGTAAGGGTAGAGAAAAATAAATGGTCTGTTTTTGTTCGCTCTTTGGGTGACTTGGAAGCAGCACAAGGCTTGTGTAGGAGGTTGTCACAAAAGAAGCTTGGGGATGCCTATATCATGATTGATCAGTATAGCGGGGACATAAAATTTGAGGTGTTTGTTGGGAATTTTGTGAGTAAAAAAACTGCCGAACAATATTTTGAAAAGTTGAAAGAGGAGGACATGGAAGTGAAGTTGAGAGACCTAAGAAATGGGTACTAG